A genomic window from Flavobacterium azooxidireducens includes:
- the murI gene encoding glutamate racemase, whose product MTNSAPIGLFDSGIGGTSIWKEINTLLPNEDTIYLADSKNAPYGQKSKDEIIALSKKNTEFLLNQNAKLIVVACNTATTNAIKELRASYDVPFIGIEPAIKPAAISSETHTIGILATKGTLSSELFSQSVLNYPTTKIIEQVGFGLVQLIEEGKMNSEEMTLLLKSYLEPMVEANIDYLVLGCSHYPYLIPQIKKIIPKHIKIIDSGDAVARQTKNILLEMDLLSKQKKSSQIFYTNYNPKVLKSILKNKYQVIEKDF is encoded by the coding sequence ATGACAAATTCAGCACCCATAGGTCTATTTGATTCCGGCATTGGCGGAACTTCCATTTGGAAAGAAATTAATACTTTGCTTCCAAACGAAGACACTATATATTTAGCGGATAGCAAAAATGCTCCGTACGGACAAAAATCGAAAGATGAAATTATTGCTCTTAGCAAAAAAAATACTGAATTTTTATTAAATCAAAATGCAAAACTAATTGTTGTAGCATGCAATACAGCCACTACAAACGCAATAAAAGAACTGAGAGCAAGTTATGACGTTCCGTTTATTGGAATTGAACCTGCCATTAAACCCGCCGCAATTAGCTCAGAAACACACACAATTGGCATTTTAGCAACCAAAGGAACATTGAGTAGCGAATTATTTAGCCAAAGTGTTTTGAACTATCCAACAACAAAAATTATTGAGCAAGTTGGTTTTGGTTTAGTTCAACTGATTGAAGAAGGCAAAATGAATTCAGAAGAAATGACTCTTTTACTCAAAAGTTATTTGGAACCAATGGTCGAGGCCAATATTGATTACTTGGTTTTAGGGTGTAGTCACTACCCCTATTTGATTCCTCAGATAAAAAAAATCATTCCAAAACACATCAAAATTATTGATTCAGGCGATGCTGTGGCACGTCAGACGAAGAATATTTTATTAGAAATGGATTTACTTAGCAAACAGAAGAAAAGCTCGCAAATCTTTTATACCAACTATAATCCGAAGGTATTAAAATCGATTCTGAAAAATAAATATCAGGTAATAGAAAAAGACTTTTAG
- a CDS encoding gamma carbonic anhydrase family protein, with protein sequence MIIKSVNGKSPVIPSDCYVAENATIVGDVQLGSLCSIWFNAVLRGDVHFIKIGNKVNIQDGAIIHCTYQKHPTIIGNNVSIGHNAIVHGCTVHDNVLIGMGAIVMDNCVIESNSIIAAGAVLTQNTHVESGTIYAGVPAKKVKDIDQSDFAGEIDRISNNYVMYSGWFKDE encoded by the coding sequence ATGATAATTAAGTCTGTAAACGGGAAATCCCCTGTTATTCCAAGTGATTGTTATGTGGCTGAAAATGCTACTATTGTTGGAGATGTTCAACTAGGTTCTTTGTGTAGTATTTGGTTTAATGCTGTGTTGCGTGGTGATGTTCATTTTATTAAAATTGGCAACAAAGTAAATATTCAAGATGGAGCTATTATTCATTGCACATATCAAAAGCATCCTACAATCATAGGGAACAATGTTTCTATAGGGCATAATGCCATTGTTCACGGTTGTACTGTTCATGATAATGTTTTAATCGGAATGGGAGCAATTGTAATGGATAATTGTGTGATAGAAAGTAATTCAATCATTGCGGCCGGTGCTGTTTTAACTCAAAACACACATGTTGAATCCGGAACTATTTATGCTGGTGTGCCGGCAAAAAAAGTAAAAGATATAGATCAATCGGATTTTGCTGGTGAAATAGATCGGATTTCGAATAATTATGTAATGTATTCCGGTTGGTTTAAGGACGAATAG